The Hahella sp. HNIBRBA332 genome window below encodes:
- a CDS encoding 3-oxoacyl-ACP reductase: protein MSDLLLTLATHPGAYKLLKKFGLPAPVTLRRSTQTIADSPLQGATAVIGGVTGSGVIDVVSARLQELGARVCEDMQTSEAAPVIALFDATGCRKSEDLDALYHFFHPLMAQFPRHGRALLLASTPEQMDDPVAAACAKAVEGFTRSLGKELGKRGATANLIYLTSGQEDRLTGPLAFFCSPASAYVDGQAIRLSAAVKAPPSQPLPTPSRPLQNKVALVTGASRGIGAATARRLAEEGATVVCLDIPSASRALTNIAADINGAPMPMDITAPDAAQTLAQFFLEQYGGVDILVHNAGITRDKTLAKMSEETWRCVLDVNFRAVVAINNALLNANALRNMGRIICLSSISGVAGNFGQTNYAVSKAALIGYVAALAPQLASKGVTVNAVAPAFIETDMTAQMPLLMREAGRRLNSLSQGGQPEDVASLIAFLATSGAYGITGATIRVCGQALIGA, encoded by the coding sequence ATGTCCGATCTACTGCTCACACTCGCCACTCATCCAGGAGCCTACAAACTGTTGAAAAAGTTCGGCTTGCCCGCTCCGGTTACACTTCGGCGCTCAACGCAGACGATAGCCGACAGTCCCTTGCAGGGCGCCACCGCTGTGATCGGTGGCGTCACAGGAAGTGGAGTAATAGACGTCGTGAGCGCCCGACTACAGGAACTTGGCGCGCGGGTATGCGAGGACATGCAGACAAGCGAGGCGGCGCCGGTCATCGCCCTGTTCGACGCCACCGGCTGTCGCAAGAGCGAGGATCTGGATGCGCTATACCATTTTTTCCATCCCCTGATGGCGCAATTTCCCCGTCATGGGCGCGCACTTTTGTTGGCGTCAACGCCAGAGCAGATGGACGACCCAGTGGCGGCGGCATGCGCCAAAGCCGTAGAAGGATTCACCCGCTCTCTCGGCAAAGAGTTGGGTAAACGTGGAGCGACCGCCAATCTGATTTATCTGACGTCCGGCCAGGAAGACCGGCTGACAGGGCCACTGGCGTTTTTCTGTTCTCCCGCCAGCGCCTATGTGGATGGTCAGGCGATCAGGCTCAGCGCCGCGGTGAAAGCACCGCCTTCCCAGCCATTGCCAACACCCTCCCGACCACTGCAAAACAAAGTCGCCCTGGTGACAGGCGCGTCCCGCGGCATCGGTGCGGCGACCGCACGCCGACTCGCGGAAGAAGGCGCAACAGTAGTGTGCCTGGACATCCCTTCCGCCAGCAGAGCCTTAACGAACATCGCCGCCGATATTAACGGCGCTCCCATGCCTATGGATATTACCGCGCCGGACGCGGCGCAAACCTTGGCGCAATTCTTTCTGGAGCAATATGGCGGTGTCGACATTCTCGTGCATAACGCCGGAATCACTCGCGACAAAACCCTGGCGAAGATGTCGGAAGAAACTTGGCGCTGCGTACTGGATGTTAATTTCCGGGCTGTCGTCGCCATCAACAACGCTCTGCTGAACGCAAATGCGTTGCGTAATATGGGCCGGATTATCTGTCTGTCCTCCATCAGCGGCGTCGCAGGAAATTTTGGCCAGACCAACTATGCCGTCAGTAAAGCGGCGCTGATTGGTTACGTAGCTGCGTTGGCGCCTCAGTTGGCCTCCAAAGGGGTAACTGTAAACGCCGTGGCGCCCGCATTTATTGAAACCGATATGACGGCGCAAATGCCCCTATTGATGCGGGAAGCGGGTCGCCGCCTGAACTCGTTGTCACAGGGCGGTCAACCCGAAGATGTCGCGTCGCTGATCGCATTCCTCGCCACATCCGGGGCTTATGGAATCACGGGCGCGACCATAAGAGTATGCGGGCAGGCCTTGATCGGGGCCTAG
- the fabR gene encoding HTH-type transcriptional repressor FabR has protein sequence MNQEQKLESVATRTPQGRKAVISREDVISAALKLAGPHRSVSTLSLREVAREAGIAPNSFYRHFRDIDELAVALIERAGASLRKIIGEARNRASMDTSVVRSSVEAFVEQLSADEKFLHILLREGNVGSDAFKYAVERQLCFFEEELCVDLVRLAKSKGTGIMQPELVSKAITRLVFAVAATALDLPFEKHAGISDQLERMIRMIIVGSQVLAEIEPNPAVVATEMASVRASLERPEL, from the coding sequence TTGAATCAGGAGCAGAAACTTGAGTCTGTCGCGACCAGAACGCCACAGGGGCGCAAGGCGGTTATCTCGCGGGAAGATGTAATTTCAGCTGCATTGAAGCTGGCCGGGCCGCATCGCAGCGTGTCCACGTTAAGTCTGCGTGAAGTCGCCCGGGAAGCGGGTATTGCGCCCAACAGTTTTTACCGGCATTTCAGAGATATCGATGAGTTGGCGGTGGCTCTGATAGAACGCGCGGGCGCCTCTCTCAGAAAAATCATCGGCGAAGCCCGCAATCGCGCCAGCATGGACACCAGTGTGGTGCGCTCTTCCGTCGAGGCGTTTGTCGAACAGTTGAGCGCCGATGAAAAGTTTTTACATATTCTGCTCCGAGAAGGCAATGTCGGTTCCGACGCCTTTAAATACGCGGTAGAACGCCAACTGTGCTTCTTTGAAGAAGAGCTCTGCGTAGATCTGGTGCGCCTCGCAAAATCCAAAGGCACGGGCATCATGCAACCAGAACTGGTGTCCAAGGCGATCACCCGATTGGTGTTCGCGGTGGCCGCCACCGCACTGGACCTCCCTTTTGAAAAGCATGCCGGGATCAGCGATCAGTTGGAGCGTATGATCCGTATGATTATCGTCGGGTCTCAAGTCCTGGCGGAAATCGAACCGAACCCCGCCGTCGTCGCCACGGAAATGGCGAGCGTGAGGGCGTCTCTGGAGCGTCCAGAACTCTAA
- a CDS encoding AAA family ATPase — MRQSCRPGRVRLHRNRLLELRQGLGLSQEQVADECQQQRLYVSVSSLKRAELQRYILLRTAHNLSRFYNVPVEELIVAEDASEPETPASPTETPAVVPRESIDPVSAPIHRKVLGLCLAGELDLRSLTPMMDELDVTVHYSSPSFHVLLLGAANAHQKPTAYAMRVIRAIARRHPDIVALVKPILAEFSHHGALHCQARLPMSERLGIERFAKQQLSGVVLVHSELFHCSRLEYSFVYKSNPAYAPGPWYALTESAPPVLHTIGRDQEQAYFQSLLTQLKAEGEGAWCNISGVAGIGKTHLALAFVEEAAKQNLSRVILRNTCDDKSKLHPGAELIRRLANLQEVDENKLLNLLVNFCIDSHWYPFIYHLFGVKRNDPHPNDWMVASMSPYLFQKSCQQALETLLIALLGQRELIVVIEEIHQLDEDMRLTLEALANLTPYCPLLLITSSYTDFIAGFDQHDVKTIRLFPLTQPQARELAHGHGAASEEWREHCVLKAQGHPSFLIDLLNHEHLGDELPFSITNIIAAKTERLSARLKCAMELISISQDGFTQPQLEELMNGPLERFATLLSLGVLHPHGERWFFTHNLLREAVYQSMSEQVRRERHAMAAEWMRDRDPVQYAIHLAKSGSDQALPELLAAAERLIQDQHFKQAKQLLLLAEPFLQDAKCKCKTYRMLALALKSLGETDKGVKAILSAIDYCSDERDASHDWRILAEMYYQLGRTEDALHALNCAEILTERYHQHELGARLYELHSEILLSKGHVVASQEYRKIAMKTAMKSDQCPPKCDIRQEGFSPYGGLGPNMPNFAPQTCMNK, encoded by the coding sequence ATGCGCCAGAGTTGCAGACCCGGCAGGGTCCGTTTGCATCGAAACCGCTTGTTGGAGCTTAGACAAGGCCTGGGACTGAGTCAGGAACAGGTCGCTGACGAATGCCAACAGCAGAGACTTTATGTGTCCGTTTCGTCCCTGAAGCGGGCGGAATTGCAGCGCTATATATTGCTGCGCACGGCTCATAACCTGTCACGCTTCTACAATGTGCCAGTGGAAGAGCTGATCGTGGCGGAGGACGCCTCTGAGCCAGAGACGCCAGCCTCCCCCACAGAAACGCCAGCCGTGGTGCCGCGTGAGAGTATTGATCCCGTATCAGCTCCCATTCATAGGAAAGTGCTTGGCTTATGCCTGGCGGGCGAGCTGGACCTCAGAAGTCTCACTCCCATGATGGATGAGCTGGACGTCACCGTGCACTATTCTTCACCGTCATTCCATGTGCTCCTGCTGGGCGCAGCAAACGCCCACCAGAAGCCAACCGCTTATGCGATGCGAGTCATCCGCGCCATAGCCCGACGCCATCCCGATATCGTCGCGTTGGTGAAGCCCATCCTGGCCGAATTCAGCCACCACGGAGCCCTGCACTGCCAAGCGCGCCTGCCGATGAGCGAGCGCCTTGGCATTGAACGCTTCGCCAAGCAGCAGCTATCCGGCGTGGTCCTGGTGCACAGCGAGTTGTTTCATTGCAGCCGCCTGGAGTACAGCTTTGTCTATAAATCCAATCCGGCCTACGCGCCCGGACCTTGGTATGCGCTGACAGAATCCGCGCCACCGGTGCTGCACACCATCGGACGCGATCAGGAGCAGGCGTATTTCCAGTCGTTGCTGACCCAGCTAAAAGCAGAAGGCGAAGGCGCCTGGTGCAATATCAGCGGCGTGGCGGGCATTGGCAAAACCCACTTGGCGTTAGCCTTCGTGGAAGAGGCCGCCAAGCAGAACCTCAGCCGCGTCATCCTGCGCAATACTTGTGATGACAAATCCAAGCTGCACCCAGGCGCAGAGTTGATCCGCCGACTGGCGAACTTGCAGGAAGTGGACGAAAACAAGCTGCTGAACCTGCTGGTCAACTTCTGTATCGACAGCCACTGGTATCCGTTCATCTACCACCTGTTCGGCGTCAAACGCAACGATCCGCACCCCAACGACTGGATGGTGGCGAGCATGTCGCCCTACCTGTTCCAAAAGAGCTGCCAACAGGCCCTTGAGACCCTGCTGATTGCGCTGCTGGGGCAACGGGAGCTGATCGTTGTGATAGAAGAGATACACCAGCTTGACGAGGACATGCGCCTCACTCTCGAGGCCTTGGCGAATCTGACGCCTTACTGTCCGCTCTTGCTGATCACCAGCAGCTATACCGATTTCATCGCCGGCTTCGACCAGCATGACGTCAAGACCATCCGGCTGTTCCCTCTCACGCAACCCCAGGCGAGAGAGCTGGCGCACGGCCACGGCGCGGCCAGCGAGGAGTGGCGTGAGCACTGTGTTTTAAAGGCGCAAGGACATCCGTCATTCTTAATCGATTTACTCAATCACGAGCATTTGGGCGACGAATTGCCCTTTAGCATCACCAACATCATCGCCGCCAAAACCGAACGCCTGTCCGCCCGCCTTAAATGCGCCATGGAACTGATTTCAATCAGCCAGGATGGGTTCACGCAGCCGCAATTGGAAGAGCTGATGAACGGCCCCCTGGAGCGTTTCGCGACGCTACTTAGCCTGGGTGTTTTGCATCCCCATGGCGAACGCTGGTTCTTCACTCACAACCTGCTGCGGGAAGCGGTCTACCAGTCCATGTCGGAACAAGTTCGCCGCGAACGTCACGCTATGGCGGCGGAGTGGATGCGTGATCGCGATCCGGTGCAGTACGCTATCCATCTCGCCAAATCCGGCAGCGATCAGGCATTGCCGGAATTGTTGGCGGCGGCGGAGCGGCTGATTCAGGATCAACATTTCAAGCAGGCCAAACAACTGCTTCTACTCGCAGAGCCGTTTCTACAGGACGCCAAATGCAAATGTAAAACCTATCGCATGCTGGCGTTGGCGCTAAAATCACTGGGAGAGACGGATAAAGGCGTCAAAGCCATTCTGTCCGCCATCGATTACTGTTCAGATGAGCGCGACGCCAGCCACGACTGGCGCATACTGGCGGAGATGTATTATCAGCTCGGCCGCACTGAAGACGCTCTTCACGCCCTGAACTGTGCGGAAATTCTGACAGAGCGCTATCACCAGCATGAGCTGGGCGCCAGACTGTACGAGCTACATAGCGAAATACTGCTCAGCAAAGGGCATGTGGTGGCGAGCCAGGAATACCGCAAAATCGCAATGAAAACCGCCATGAAAAGCGATCAATGTCCACCCAAATGCGATATCAGACAGGAGGGATTCAGTCCCTACGGCGGATTGGGACCGAACATGCCCAACTTCGCCCCACAGACATGCATGAATAAATAA
- a CDS encoding RNA polymerase sigma factor: MEIKYDETNQLVSQARSGCPNSLDMLFREQRPKLHRFIRNRVSRQEDIEDLVQDTFLWAQQGLSSFEGKSRFSTWILGIANNLIRNHYNRSPEYKYDFVSDDVLDQAHNESDTPEASLQQEHRIKQLEYSIRMLPKDVQKIVEWVAIENYPYQRVADELGITVPSVKSRLFRARTSLKESVMPLM; encoded by the coding sequence ATGGAAATAAAATACGATGAGACCAATCAGTTAGTTAGTCAGGCCAGAAGCGGTTGCCCGAATTCATTGGATATGCTTTTTCGTGAACAGCGTCCCAAATTGCACAGATTTATTCGCAACCGAGTATCGCGTCAGGAGGATATCGAAGATCTGGTGCAGGATACCTTTCTTTGGGCGCAACAGGGGCTCAGCTCTTTTGAAGGTAAATCCCGATTCTCCACCTGGATTTTGGGTATCGCCAACAACCTGATCCGCAATCACTACAATCGCTCTCCTGAGTACAAATATGATTTTGTCTCCGATGATGTGCTGGATCAGGCGCACAACGAATCCGACACGCCGGAGGCCAGCCTGCAGCAGGAGCATCGCATCAAGCAGTTGGAGTACAGCATCCGTATGCTTCCGAAAGACGTGCAAAAGATTGTTGAGTGGGTGGCGATTGAAAACTATCCCTATCAACGCGTCGCGGATGAACTGGGTATTACTGTTCCCAGCGTGAAAAGCCGCCTGTTCCGGGCGCGGACGTCACTAAAGGAGTCAGTCATGCCGCTGATGTAA
- a CDS encoding type III secretion system chaperone, with amino-acid sequence MNIDTLIADLTKQLQLEDSLQLDEHGYLSLEVNDTLVVNLQWHAADEHLIIFSPLFKLPDDSEEPETLRKQNALLKMLLGANLFWQGTEGGTLSLDNDSGWLWLMDKYPFSVIAPPGVLSQRLLQHIETVKAYAEKGPEPAPERKQVGDDSQVNNQWIQG; translated from the coding sequence ATGAATATCGATACTCTGATCGCCGACCTGACGAAGCAGCTGCAGTTAGAAGATTCGCTGCAACTGGACGAACACGGCTACCTCTCTCTGGAAGTCAACGACACCCTGGTTGTGAATCTGCAGTGGCATGCGGCGGACGAGCATCTGATTATTTTCTCCCCACTGTTCAAACTGCCTGACGACAGCGAAGAACCTGAGACGCTACGAAAGCAGAACGCCCTATTGAAAATGTTGCTGGGCGCAAATTTATTCTGGCAGGGGACGGAAGGAGGCACCCTCTCTCTGGACAACGATTCCGGCTGGCTCTGGTTGATGGACAAGTACCCGTTCAGCGTTATTGCGCCTCCCGGCGTGTTGAGCCAACGCCTCCTCCAGCATATTGAAACGGTGAAAGCCTACGCGGAAAAAGGCCCTGAACCAGCGCCTGAGCGCAAACAGGTTGGCGATGACTCTCAGGTCAACAATCAGTGGATTCAGGGTTAA
- a CDS encoding CesT family type III secretion system chaperone, producing the protein MSTTLNKLIAEFAKKYGMPDLEQTPEGHFEWYVDANPVRFFESAGKIYVAAQVRKLPEEKRERGECVRTALKAALANADSHRESLYIDVNQDALCLYRCMASKELSLFDFEKLLESFMHALDCMTEIAGSVGGYVRRDIPVLAPHTRF; encoded by the coding sequence ATGAGCACGACACTCAACAAACTGATTGCAGAGTTTGCGAAGAAATACGGCATGCCGGATCTGGAGCAGACTCCGGAAGGCCATTTTGAATGGTATGTGGACGCCAATCCGGTGCGGTTTTTTGAGTCCGCCGGCAAGATCTACGTCGCCGCCCAGGTGCGCAAGCTACCTGAAGAGAAGCGGGAGCGCGGCGAGTGCGTCAGAACCGCATTGAAAGCGGCGCTGGCCAATGCCGACTCCCATCGCGAATCCCTTTATATCGACGTCAATCAGGATGCGTTGTGTCTGTATCGCTGTATGGCGTCGAAAGAATTGTCCCTGTTCGATTTCGAAAAACTGCTGGAGTCCTTCATGCACGCTCTGGATTGCATGACTGAGATTGCTGGCTCCGTTGGCGGCTATGTCCGTCGCGATATCCCTGTGCTGGCCCCGCATACCCGGTTCTGA